From the genome of Streptomyces sp. NBC_01317, one region includes:
- a CDS encoding ricin-type beta-trefoil lectin domain protein, protein MTNAENPVVPGPGGGTPPTDPPTSPSGRITGYGGKCADINAASSANGTAVQIYDCNGSSAQNWTVSQDGTIRGLGKCLDVAAAGTANGTPVQIYDCNGTGSQQWQKAANGTLVNPQSGRCLDVTGPSTANGTKLQIWSCTGAANQLWQLPG, encoded by the coding sequence CTGACCAACGCCGAGAACCCGGTCGTCCCCGGCCCCGGCGGCGGCACGCCGCCCACCGACCCGCCCACGTCGCCGAGCGGGCGGATCACCGGGTACGGCGGCAAGTGCGCGGACATCAACGCGGCAAGTTCCGCCAACGGCACGGCCGTACAGATCTATGACTGCAACGGCAGCTCCGCCCAGAACTGGACGGTGTCCCAGGACGGCACGATCCGGGGCCTCGGCAAGTGCCTCGACGTGGCCGCGGCCGGCACGGCCAACGGGACGCCGGTGCAGATCTACGACTGCAACGGGACCGGCTCGCAGCAGTGGCAGAAGGCCGCGAACGGCACGCTGGTCAACCCGCAGTCCGGGCGCTGCCTGGATGTGACGGGACCCAGCACCGCCAACGGCACCAAGCTCCAGATCTGGAGCTGCACCGGCGCGGCCAACCAGCTCTGGCAGCTGCCCGGCTGA
- the glgP gene encoding alpha-glucan family phosphorylase, translating to MKAIRRFTVRPVLPDPLRPLGDLARNLRWSWHTETRELFESVDPAGWRQADGDPVRFLGGVSAARLAELAEDRAFLRTLSAASAGLDTYLHGPRWYQENDGGGGELPAAIGYFSPEFGVTAALPQYSGGLGILAGDHLKAASDLGVPLIGVGLLYRHGYFRQSLSRDGWQQEQYPVLDPNELPLTLLREEDGTPALVALTLPGRRTLHARVWQAQVGRVPLLMLDSDVEENGPGERDVTDRLYGGGSEHRLLQEMLLGIGGVRAVRTYCRLTGHAAPEVFHTNEGHAGFLGLERIRELADTGLAFDAALEAVRAGTVFTTHTPVPAGIDRFDRSLIAHHFGDDGELPGVDAERILALGLETYPGGQPHLFNMAVMGLRLAQRANGVSTLHGAVSREMFSGLWPGFDPEEVPIGSVTNGVHAPTWVAPEVARLGAERIGTERAEHALSVGGEPRWDSVEDIPDADIWAVRRSLRGQLVEEVRERLRASWLQRGAAEAELGWIDGVLDPDVLTIGFARRVPSYKRLTLMLRDRDRLRAMLLHPERPVQIVVAGKAHPADDGGKRLVQELVRFADDMRVRHRIVFLPDYGMRMAKKLYPGCDVWLNNPLRPLEACGTSGMKAALNGCLNLSVLDGWWDEWFEPDFGWAIPTADGVTADENRRDDLEAGALYELIEDRVAPRFYDRDRRDGGDGGSGDGEGLPGRWIEMVRRTLITLGPKVLAGRMVRDYVERLYAPAARAHRALDAATATELAEWKGRARALWPHVSVDHVETVPSATASVETTAGGTAELGSTLALRVRIGLGDLRPDEVEVQAVAGRVGSDDAIADAQTFPLKPAGGPDPEGRWVYEGPLSLDRTGPYGYTVRVLPAHPLLATSAELGLVALPAETAGDGAGVLMR from the coding sequence GTGAAGGCAATCCGTCGGTTCACCGTCCGCCCCGTCCTGCCCGACCCGCTGCGACCACTCGGCGACCTGGCGCGCAACCTGCGCTGGTCCTGGCACACCGAGACCCGAGAGCTCTTCGAGTCCGTCGACCCCGCCGGCTGGCGGCAGGCCGACGGCGACCCCGTGCGGTTCCTCGGGGGCGTCTCCGCGGCCCGCCTCGCCGAGCTGGCCGAGGACCGCGCCTTCCTGCGCACGCTGAGCGCCGCGTCCGCCGGCCTCGACACGTATCTGCACGGCCCCCGCTGGTACCAGGAGAACGACGGAGGGGGTGGGGAGCTGCCCGCCGCCATCGGCTACTTCTCGCCCGAGTTCGGCGTCACCGCCGCGCTGCCGCAGTACTCGGGCGGGCTCGGCATCCTCGCCGGCGACCACCTCAAGGCCGCCAGCGACCTCGGCGTACCGCTGATCGGCGTAGGCCTGCTCTACCGGCACGGATACTTCCGGCAGTCCCTGTCCAGGGACGGCTGGCAGCAGGAGCAGTACCCCGTCCTCGACCCGAACGAACTGCCGCTGACCCTCCTGCGCGAGGAGGACGGCACCCCCGCCCTGGTGGCCCTCACCCTGCCGGGACGGCGCACGCTGCACGCCCGCGTCTGGCAGGCGCAGGTGGGCCGCGTCCCGCTGCTGATGCTCGACTCGGACGTCGAGGAGAACGGCCCCGGCGAGCGGGACGTCACCGACCGGCTGTACGGCGGCGGCAGCGAGCACCGGCTCCTCCAGGAGATGCTGCTCGGCATCGGCGGGGTGCGCGCGGTGCGGACGTACTGCCGGCTCACCGGCCACGCCGCGCCCGAGGTGTTCCACACCAACGAGGGGCACGCCGGCTTCCTCGGCCTGGAGCGCATCCGTGAACTCGCCGACACCGGGCTCGCGTTCGACGCGGCATTGGAGGCCGTCAGGGCCGGTACGGTCTTCACCACCCACACCCCCGTGCCCGCCGGCATCGACCGCTTCGACCGCTCGCTCATCGCGCACCACTTCGGCGACGACGGCGAGCTGCCCGGGGTGGACGCCGAGCGGATCCTCGCCCTCGGCCTGGAGACCTACCCGGGCGGCCAGCCCCACCTCTTCAACATGGCCGTGATGGGGCTGCGGCTCGCCCAGCGGGCCAACGGGGTCTCCACCCTGCACGGCGCCGTCAGCCGCGAGATGTTCTCCGGGCTGTGGCCGGGCTTCGACCCGGAGGAGGTGCCGATCGGCTCCGTGACCAACGGGGTGCACGCGCCGACCTGGGTCGCGCCCGAGGTCGCCCGGCTGGGCGCCGAGCGGATCGGCACCGAACGGGCCGAACACGCCCTGTCCGTGGGCGGCGAGCCCCGCTGGGACTCGGTGGAGGACATCCCGGACGCCGACATCTGGGCCGTACGGAGGTCGCTGCGCGGGCAGTTGGTCGAGGAGGTACGGGAGCGGCTGCGCGCGTCCTGGCTCCAGCGGGGCGCGGCGGAGGCCGAACTGGGCTGGATCGACGGCGTGTTGGACCCGGACGTCCTGACCATCGGCTTCGCCCGCCGGGTCCCCTCGTACAAACGCCTCACCCTGATGCTGCGCGACCGCGACCGGCTCAGGGCGATGCTGCTCCACCCCGAGCGGCCCGTCCAGATCGTCGTCGCGGGCAAGGCGCATCCGGCGGACGACGGCGGCAAGCGGCTGGTGCAGGAACTGGTGCGGTTCGCCGACGACATGCGGGTGCGCCACCGGATCGTCTTCCTGCCGGACTACGGCATGCGGATGGCGAAGAAGCTCTACCCGGGCTGCGACGTCTGGCTGAACAACCCGCTGCGGCCCCTGGAGGCATGCGGGACCAGCGGGATGAAGGCCGCGCTCAACGGCTGCCTCAACCTGTCGGTGCTGGACGGCTGGTGGGACGAATGGTTCGAGCCGGACTTCGGCTGGGCCATCCCCACGGCGGACGGGGTGACCGCCGACGAGAACCGCAGGGACGACCTGGAGGCGGGCGCGCTCTACGAGCTGATCGAGGACCGGGTCGCGCCGCGCTTCTACGACCGGGACCGCCGGGACGGCGGTGACGGGGGCAGTGGCGACGGCGAGGGGCTGCCGGGCCGGTGGATCGAGATGGTCCGCCGCACGCTGATCACGCTGGGGCCGAAGGTGCTCGCGGGACGGATGGTGCGTGACTACGTGGAGCGGCTGTACGCGCCCGCCGCCCGCGCCCACCGCGCCCTGGACGCCGCCACCGCGACCGAACTGGCCGAGTGGAAGGGCCGGGCGCGGGCCCTGTGGCCGCACGTGTCGGTGGACCACGTCGAGACGGTCCCGTCCGCCACGGCGTCGGTGGAGACCACGGCCGGCGGTACGGCGGAGCTGGGCTCGACCCTCGCCCTGCGCGTCCGGATCGGCCTCGGCGACCTGCGCCCCGACGAGGTGGAGGTGCAGGCGGTGGCCGGGCGGGTCGGCTCCGACGACGCGATCGCGGACGCGCAGACCTTCCCGCTCAAGCCGGCCGGCGGCCCCGATCCCGAGGGGCGCTGGGTGTACGAGGGGCCGCTCTCCCTGGACCGCACGGGCCCGTACGGCTACACGGTCCGGGTCCTGCCGGCGCACCCGCTGCTCGCCACGAGCGCGGAGCTGGGGCTGGTGGCCCTGCCCGCGGAGACGGCGGGGGACGGCGCGGGGGTGCTGATGCGCTGA
- a CDS encoding alpha-1,4-glucan--maltose-1-phosphate maltosyltransferase has translation MIGRIPVLDVHPLVDCGKRPAKAVSGETFQVTATVFREGHDAVAANVVLTDPSGRPGPWTPMHELAPGTDRWGAEVTPTEEGRWTYTVEAWSDPVATWRHTAGIKIPAGIDTELVLAEGADLYERAAVGVPKKDGREAVLAAADALRDRDRPAGARLAAALSQDATAALGRHPLRELVTSSRPARLLVERRRALFGSWYELFPRSEGAVVKEGEPPVSGTFRTAAERLPAVAAMGFDVVYLPPVHPIGTTHRKGPNNTLTPGPEDVGVPWAIGSADGGHDAIHPDLGTIEDFDHFVETARTLRMEIALDFALQCSPDHPWVAKKPEWFHHRADGSIAYAENPPKKYQDIYPIAFDADMRGLVRETVRVLRYWMSHGVRIFRVDNPHTKPVVFWEKVINNINRTDPDVIFLAEAFTRPAMMRTLGAVGFQQSYTYFTWRTGKRELTDYLVELSRETAAYMRPNFFVNTPDILHAYLQEGGRPAFEVRAVLAATMVPSWGVYAGYELCENTPAKPGSEEYRDSEKYQLRPRDWEAAEREGRTIAPLITTLNRIRRRHPALQQLRDIHFHDADNEAVIAYSKRAGSNIVLVVVNLDPHHTQEATVSLDMERLGLEWHETVPVRDELTGETYHWGRANYVRLEPGVTPAHVVVLRPSPPIGGSPTS, from the coding sequence CTGATTGGTCGCATTCCCGTCCTGGACGTCCATCCGCTCGTCGACTGCGGCAAACGCCCCGCGAAGGCGGTGAGCGGTGAAACCTTCCAGGTCACCGCCACCGTCTTCCGCGAGGGCCATGACGCGGTGGCGGCCAATGTCGTCCTCACGGATCCATCGGGCCGCCCCGGCCCGTGGACCCCCATGCACGAGCTCGCCCCCGGCACCGACCGCTGGGGCGCCGAGGTCACCCCCACCGAGGAAGGCCGCTGGACCTACACCGTGGAGGCCTGGAGCGACCCCGTCGCGACCTGGCGCCACACCGCCGGGATCAAGATCCCGGCGGGCATCGACACCGAACTGGTCCTCGCCGAGGGGGCGGACCTGTACGAACGCGCCGCCGTCGGCGTACCGAAGAAGGACGGCCGGGAGGCCGTGCTCGCCGCCGCCGACGCGCTGCGCGACCGGGACCGCCCCGCCGGGGCCCGGCTGGCCGCCGCCCTCTCCCAGGACGCCACCGCCGCGCTCGGCCGTCACCCGCTGCGCGAGCTGGTCACCTCCTCGCGCCCCGCGCGCCTGCTGGTCGAGCGCAGGCGGGCCCTGTTCGGTTCCTGGTACGAGCTGTTCCCGCGCTCCGAGGGCGCGGTGGTGAAGGAGGGCGAGCCGCCGGTGAGCGGCACCTTCCGTACGGCCGCCGAGCGGCTGCCCGCGGTCGCCGCGATGGGGTTCGACGTCGTCTATCTGCCCCCGGTCCACCCCATCGGCACGACCCACCGCAAGGGCCCCAACAACACCCTGACCCCGGGCCCCGAGGACGTCGGCGTGCCCTGGGCGATCGGCTCGGCGGACGGCGGTCACGACGCGATCCACCCCGACCTCGGCACGATCGAGGACTTCGACCACTTCGTGGAGACGGCGCGCACCCTGCGCATGGAGATCGCGCTCGACTTCGCGCTCCAGTGCTCCCCCGACCACCCCTGGGTCGCGAAGAAGCCGGAGTGGTTCCACCACCGCGCGGACGGCTCCATCGCGTACGCCGAGAACCCCCCGAAGAAGTACCAGGACATCTACCCGATCGCCTTCGACGCCGACATGCGCGGCCTGGTCCGCGAGACCGTGCGCGTGCTGCGGTACTGGATGTCCCACGGGGTACGGATCTTCCGCGTCGACAACCCGCACACGAAGCCGGTGGTCTTCTGGGAGAAGGTCATCAACAACATCAACCGCACCGACCCCGATGTCATCTTCCTCGCCGAGGCGTTCACGCGCCCCGCGATGATGCGCACGCTGGGCGCGGTCGGCTTCCAGCAGTCGTATACGTATTTCACCTGGCGGACCGGCAAGCGGGAGCTGACGGACTACCTGGTCGAGCTGTCCCGCGAGACCGCCGCGTACATGCGTCCGAACTTCTTCGTGAACACGCCTGACATCCTCCACGCCTATCTCCAGGAGGGCGGCAGGCCGGCGTTCGAGGTGCGCGCGGTGCTCGCCGCGACGATGGTGCCGTCGTGGGGTGTGTACGCGGGATATGAACTCTGCGAGAACACCCCCGCCAAGCCGGGCAGCGAGGAGTACCGTGACTCCGAGAAGTACCAGCTGAGGCCCCGGGACTGGGAGGCGGCCGAGCGTGAGGGCCGTACGATCGCGCCGCTGATCACCACGCTCAACCGGATCAGAAGGCGGCACCCCGCGCTGCAACAGCTGCGCGACATCCACTTCCACGATGCCGACAACGAAGCGGTCATCGCGTACAGCAAGCGGGCGGGCTCGAACATCGTTCTGGTGGTCGTCAACCTCGACCCTCACCACACCCAGGAGGCGACGGTCTCGTTGGACATGGAGCGGCTCGGCCTCGAATGGCACGAGACCGTCCCGGTGCGCGACGAGCTCACCGGCGAGACCTATCACTGGGGCAGGGCCAACTACGTGCGCCTAGAGCCGGGCGTCACGCCCGCGCACGTCGTGGTCCTGCGACCGTCCCCGCCGATCGGAGGGTCACCCACATCATGA
- the treS gene encoding maltose alpha-D-glucosyltransferase has product MIVNEPVHDTFEDTPAQDRHPDWFKRAVFYEVLVRSFQDSNGDGIGDLKGITAKLDYLQWLGVDCLWLPPFFKSPLRDGGYDVSDYTAVLPEFGDLADFVEFVDATHQRGMRVVIDFVMNHTSDQHDWFQESRKDPEGPYGDYYVWADDDKQYQDARIIFVDTETSNWTFDPVRKQYYWHRFFSHQPDLNYENPAVQEEIISALRFWLDLGIDGFRLDAVPYLYQKEGTNCENLPATHAFLKRVRKEIDAHYPDTVLLAEANQWPEDVVDYFGDYAKGGDECHMAFHFPVMPRIFMAVRRESRYPVSEILAKTPAIPTNCQWGIFLRNHDELTLEMVTDEERDYMYAEYAKDPRMRANIGIRRRLAPLLDNDRNQIELFTALLLSLPGSPILYYGDEIGMGDNIWLGDRDAVRTPMQWTPDRNAGFSSSDPGRLYLPTIMDPVYGYQVTNVEASMASPSSLLHWTRRMIEIRKQNPAFGLGSYTELPSSNPAVLAFLREAPSQDGKGDDLVLCVHNFSRFAQPTELDLKEFSGRHPVELIGGVRFPAIGEWPYLLTLAGHGFYWFRLRKDVASS; this is encoded by the coding sequence ATGATCGTCAACGAGCCCGTCCACGACACGTTCGAGGACACCCCGGCCCAGGACCGTCATCCCGACTGGTTCAAACGAGCCGTCTTCTACGAGGTTCTGGTGCGTTCGTTCCAGGACAGCAACGGAGACGGCATCGGTGATCTCAAGGGCATCACCGCCAAGCTGGACTACCTCCAATGGCTCGGTGTCGACTGCCTCTGGCTGCCGCCGTTCTTCAAGTCGCCCCTGCGCGACGGCGGCTACGACGTCTCCGACTACACCGCCGTCCTCCCCGAGTTCGGCGACCTCGCCGACTTCGTGGAGTTCGTCGACGCCACGCACCAGCGCGGCATGCGTGTGGTCATCGACTTCGTCATGAACCACACCAGCGACCAGCACGACTGGTTCCAGGAGTCCCGCAAGGACCCCGAAGGACCGTACGGCGACTACTACGTCTGGGCCGACGACGACAAGCAGTACCAGGACGCCCGGATCATCTTCGTCGACACGGAGACCTCCAACTGGACCTTCGACCCGGTGCGCAAGCAGTACTACTGGCACCGCTTCTTCTCGCACCAGCCGGACCTCAACTACGAGAACCCGGCCGTGCAGGAGGAGATCATCTCCGCGCTGCGCTTCTGGCTGGACCTGGGCATCGACGGCTTCCGGCTGGACGCCGTGCCGTACCTCTACCAGAAGGAAGGCACCAACTGCGAGAACCTCCCGGCCACCCACGCGTTCCTCAAGCGGGTGCGCAAGGAGATCGACGCGCACTACCCCGACACGGTGCTGCTCGCCGAGGCCAACCAGTGGCCCGAGGACGTCGTCGACTACTTCGGTGACTACGCCAAGGGCGGCGACGAATGCCACATGGCGTTCCACTTCCCCGTGATGCCGCGGATCTTCATGGCCGTACGGCGCGAGTCGCGCTACCCGGTCTCGGAGATCCTGGCGAAGACCCCGGCGATCCCCACCAACTGCCAGTGGGGCATCTTCCTCCGCAACCACGACGAGCTGACACTCGAAATGGTCACGGACGAGGAACGCGACTACATGTACGCGGAGTACGCCAAGGACCCCCGGATGCGCGCCAACATCGGCATCCGGCGCCGCCTCGCCCCGCTGCTCGACAACGACCGCAACCAGATCGAGCTGTTCACGGCTCTGCTGCTGTCGCTGCCGGGCTCCCCGATCCTCTACTACGGGGACGAGATCGGGATGGGCGACAACATCTGGCTCGGTGACCGGGACGCCGTACGGACCCCGATGCAGTGGACCCCCGACCGGAACGCGGGATTCTCGTCCAGCGACCCCGGCCGGCTCTACCTCCCGACGATCATGGACCCGGTCTACGGGTACCAGGTCACCAATGTGGAAGCGTCGATGGCCTCGCCGTCCTCGCTGCTGCACTGGACCCGGCGGATGATCGAGATCCGCAAGCAGAACCCGGCCTTCGGGCTCGGCTCGTACACGGAGCTGCCGTCGTCGAACCCGGCGGTGCTGGCGTTCCTGCGGGAAGCGCCCTCCCAGGACGGCAAGGGCGACGACCTCGTCCTGTGCGTCCACAACTTCTCGCGCTTCGCCCAGCCCACCGAGCTGGATCTCAAGGAGTTCAGCGGGCGGCACCCGGTGGAGCTGATCGGTGGGGTCCGTTTCCCCGCCATCGGCGAGTGGCCGTACCTGCTCACCCTGGCGGGCCACGGTTTCTACTGGTTCAGGCTCAGGAAGGATGTCGCGTCGAGCTGA
- a CDS encoding maltokinase N-terminal cap-like domain-containing protein — protein sequence MTKAASTRITPYGAPHRAVSPTDAAALLGSLAPLLHDWLPRQRWFAGKGRTVTGFVPVTVTELRPAHPGDPALLHLLVRVEQGAAGVSASAGDCYQLLLGVREALPPHLAAARLGRAAQGPLAGLTVYEGLHDPRVAELLLERLRNPGSWGPLRFERARPIPAALTGKLLDAEQSNSSLVYGDAHGDAVHGDAYILKILRRVFPGPHPDLELPLALAAEGCDRVPAPVAWFEADDPTGSDDTLTLGVLQPYLRGSRDGWQLALAALGADREFTSEARSLGRTTAEVHLALAAALPTVTLGRRQTAQFADAMTARLDVAAQAVPALMPYVPGLRTAFDALAGLDEAARGRPAQRVHGDLHLGQALRTPDGRWSVIDFEGEPAIPLAERRRPQPPVRDVAGMLRSFDYAARSHEPWRADWATRCRAAFCEGYAQASGTDPRAEPELLRAYETDKAVYEVLYEARHRPDWLPVPMAAIRRLAGER from the coding sequence ATGACGAAGGCTGCATCCACCCGGATCACGCCGTACGGCGCTCCCCACCGCGCCGTGTCACCCACCGACGCGGCGGCGCTCCTCGGATCGCTGGCGCCCCTGCTCCACGACTGGCTGCCCCGCCAGCGCTGGTTCGCGGGCAAGGGGCGTACGGTCACCGGTTTTGTGCCGGTGACGGTCACCGAGCTGCGTCCCGCGCACCCGGGCGACCCCGCCCTGCTCCACCTGCTGGTACGGGTCGAACAGGGCGCCGCCGGGGTCTCCGCCTCGGCCGGCGACTGCTACCAGCTGCTGCTCGGCGTCCGGGAGGCCCTGCCCCCGCACCTCGCGGCGGCGCGCCTCGGCCGGGCGGCGCAGGGCCCGCTGGCCGGGCTCACGGTGTACGAGGGCCTGCACGATCCGCGCGTGGCGGAGCTGCTGCTGGAACGATTGCGCAACCCAGGGTCATGGGGACCGCTACGGTTCGAGCGCGCGCGGCCGATCCCGGCGGCCCTGACCGGAAAGCTGCTGGACGCGGAACAATCCAATTCGTCCCTCGTCTACGGGGACGCTCACGGCGACGCCGTCCATGGCGACGCGTACATCCTCAAGATCCTCCGCCGGGTCTTCCCCGGCCCGCACCCGGATCTGGAGCTGCCGCTGGCCCTCGCCGCGGAGGGCTGCGACCGGGTGCCGGCGCCGGTGGCGTGGTTCGAGGCGGACGATCCGACGGGCAGCGACGACACGCTCACGCTCGGTGTGCTCCAGCCGTATCTGCGCGGATCGCGGGACGGCTGGCAGCTGGCGCTGGCGGCGCTGGGCGCGGACCGGGAGTTCACGTCGGAGGCGCGCTCGCTGGGGCGGACCACGGCCGAGGTGCATCTGGCGCTGGCTGCGGCCCTCCCGACCGTGACGCTGGGCCGGCGCCAGACGGCGCAGTTCGCGGACGCGATGACGGCCCGCCTGGACGTGGCGGCGCAGGCGGTCCCCGCCCTGATGCCGTACGTCCCCGGGCTGCGGACGGCCTTCGACGCGCTGGCGGGCCTGGACGAGGCGGCACGGGGCCGCCCGGCGCAGCGGGTCCACGGCGACCTGCACCTGGGCCAGGCGCTGCGCACCCCCGACGGCCGCTGGTCGGTGATCGACTTCGAGGGCGAACCGGCCATACCACTGGCGGAACGCCGCCGCCCACAGCCACCGGTCCGCGATGTGGCGGGCATGCTGCGGTCCTTCGACTACGCGGCGCGTTCGCACGAGCCGTGGCGTGCGGACTGGGCGACGCGGTGCCGCGCGGCGTTCTGCGAGGGATACGCGCAGGCGTCGGGCACGGACCCGCGCGCGGAGCCGGAGCTGCTGCGGGCGTACGAGACGGACAAGGCGGTGTACGAGGTCCTGTACGAGGCCCGCCACCGCCCGGACTGGCTCCCGGTCCCCATGGCCGCGATTCGCCGGCTGGCGGGCGAGCGGTGA
- the glgB gene encoding 1,4-alpha-glucan branching enzyme, giving the protein MDPTDRERLLSGSHHDPHALLGAHPLPSGGGIAIRTLRPYAHAVTVLTDDDNTRTPLHDDGDGFFSGVLPLPAVPAYSLLIRYGDTDGVDDVEVHDPYRFLPALGDLDLHLIGEGRHEELWKALGARPMTHQGVTGTRFTLWAPNARGVRVSGDFNYWDGTSLPMRSLGATGVWELFVPGIGEGALYKFDITRPDGTHTLRADPMARRTEVPPATASIVTESHHVWQDEEWLAHRADRAVHEAPFSVYEIHLASWRPGLTYRQLAVQLPAYVKDLGFTHVELMPVAEHPFGGSWGYQVTGFYAPTSRLGTPDDFRFLVDALHRAGIGVIVDWVPAHFPKDEWALARFDGRPLYESEDPQRAEHPDWGTLEFDYGRTEVRNFLVANAVFWCEEFHIDGLRVDAVASMLYLDYSREAGQWSPNEHGGRENLDAVAFLQEMNATVYRRCPGVVTIAEESTAWNGVTRATHLVGPDGFGGLGFGLKWNMGWMHDSLDYVSKEPVHRRYHHGEMTFSMVYAYSENYVLPISHDEVVHGKGALVSKMPGDWWQQRANERAYLGFMWAHPGKQLLFMGQEFAQGAEWSEGHGPDWWLLDPSYEAAPDHRGVRDLVRDLNTVYGATPALWERDTSPEGFSWVDGGAAEDNVFAFLRFDAAGSPLLAVSHFAPVVRHDYRLGVPEQYAAWTEVLNTDAARYGGSDVLNPEPVKPESAPSHGHPASLHVTLPPLATIWLRPTP; this is encoded by the coding sequence CTGGACCCCACCGACCGCGAACGCCTCCTCAGCGGCTCCCACCACGACCCCCACGCCCTCCTCGGCGCCCACCCCCTCCCGAGCGGCGGCGGCATCGCCATCCGCACCCTGCGCCCCTACGCCCACGCCGTCACCGTCCTCACCGACGACGACAACACCCGCACCCCGCTCCACGACGACGGCGACGGCTTCTTCTCCGGTGTCCTCCCCCTCCCCGCCGTCCCCGCGTACTCCCTCCTCATCCGCTACGGCGACACCGACGGCGTCGACGACGTCGAGGTCCACGACCCGTACCGCTTCCTCCCCGCCCTCGGCGACCTCGACCTGCACCTGATCGGCGAGGGCCGCCACGAGGAGCTGTGGAAGGCGCTCGGCGCCCGCCCGATGACCCACCAGGGCGTCACCGGCACCCGCTTCACCCTCTGGGCGCCCAACGCCCGCGGCGTCAGGGTCTCCGGCGACTTCAACTACTGGGACGGCACCAGCCTGCCCATGCGCTCGCTCGGCGCCACCGGCGTGTGGGAGCTGTTCGTGCCGGGCATCGGCGAAGGCGCGCTGTACAAGTTCGACATCACCCGCCCGGACGGCACGCACACCCTGCGCGCCGACCCGATGGCCCGCCGCACCGAAGTGCCGCCCGCCACCGCGTCGATCGTGACCGAGTCGCACCACGTCTGGCAGGACGAGGAGTGGCTGGCGCACCGCGCCGACCGCGCCGTGCACGAGGCGCCGTTCTCCGTGTACGAGATCCATCTCGCATCCTGGCGCCCGGGTCTGACGTACCGTCAACTGGCTGTCCAACTACCCGCCTACGTCAAGGATCTCGGCTTCACCCACGTCGAGCTGATGCCCGTCGCCGAGCACCCCTTCGGCGGCTCCTGGGGCTACCAGGTCACCGGCTTCTACGCCCCGACCTCCCGCCTCGGCACCCCCGACGACTTCCGCTTCCTGGTGGACGCGCTGCACCGCGCGGGCATCGGCGTCATCGTGGACTGGGTCCCGGCCCACTTCCCCAAGGACGAGTGGGCGCTGGCGCGCTTCGACGGCCGGCCGCTGTACGAGTCCGAGGACCCGCAGCGTGCCGAACACCCCGACTGGGGAACGCTGGAGTTCGACTACGGCCGCACGGAGGTCCGTAACTTCCTTGTCGCCAACGCGGTGTTCTGGTGCGAGGAGTTCCACATCGACGGCCTGCGCGTCGACGCGGTGGCCTCGATGCTCTACCTGGACTACTCCCGCGAGGCGGGCCAGTGGTCCCCCAACGAGCACGGCGGCCGGGAGAATCTGGACGCGGTCGCGTTCCTCCAGGAGATGAACGCCACCGTCTACCGGCGCTGTCCGGGGGTGGTGACCATCGCCGAGGAGTCCACGGCGTGGAACGGGGTCACCCGCGCGACCCACCTCGTCGGCCCGGACGGCTTCGGCGGGCTCGGCTTCGGGCTGAAGTGGAACATGGGCTGGATGCACGACTCGCTGGACTACGTCTCCAAGGAGCCGGTGCACCGCAGGTACCACCACGGCGAGATGACGTTCTCCATGGTGTACGCGTACAGCGAGAACTACGTCCTGCCGATCTCGCACGACGAGGTCGTGCACGGAAAGGGGGCGCTGGTCTCCAAGATGCCCGGGGACTGGTGGCAGCAGCGCGCGAACGAGCGGGCCTATCTGGGCTTCATGTGGGCGCACCCGGGCAAGCAACTGCTCTTCATGGGCCAGGAGTTCGCGCAGGGCGCGGAGTGGTCGGAGGGCCACGGCCCGGACTGGTGGCTGTTGGACCCGTCGTACGAGGCGGCGCCGGACCACCGGGGGGTACGGGACCTGGTCCGCGACCTGAACACGGTCTACGGCGCGACGCCCGCGCTGTGGGAGCGGGACACCTCCCCGGAGGGCTTCTCGTGGGTGGACGGCGGGGCGGCGGAGGACAACGTGTTCGCGTTCCTGCGCTTCGACGCGGCGGGTTCGCCGTTGCTGGCGGTTTCGCACTTCGCGCCGGTGGTGCGGCACGACTACCGCCTCGGGGTGCCGGAGCAGTACGCGGCGTGGACGGAGGTCCTGAACACGGACGCGGCGCGATACGGCGGCAGCGACGTCCTGAACCCGGAGCCGGTGAAACCGGAGTCGGCCCCGTCCCACGGCCACCCGGCGTCGCTCCACGTCACGCTCCCTCCCTTGGCAACGATCTGGCTGCGCCCAACCCCCTGA